In a genomic window of Roseiflexus castenholzii DSM 13941:
- a CDS encoding SDR family NAD(P)-dependent oxidoreductase, with product MQTALIWGAAGGIGRALIEILSKNGWRVLGIARDATALSGTAAEVYSADLARDADMAAAALWAAQQSDGVVHLWVYAAGDMLGKPLADTTPAEWDRILSANVTGAHLAVTHSLALVPAGGHLVFIGAYVDRIMLPKLGAYAASKAALDAYVTVLGKEVRDRRITNVRVGAVDTPLWRKAPFRLPKGAHTPADVAAAVLRAHTEGHRGNLDL from the coding sequence ATGCAAACCGCACTGATCTGGGGCGCGGCCGGCGGGATCGGTCGCGCGCTAATTGAGATTCTGAGCAAGAATGGTTGGCGCGTGCTGGGCATTGCGCGCGATGCAACGGCGTTGAGCGGCACAGCAGCCGAAGTCTACAGCGCCGACCTGGCGCGCGACGCGGATATGGCGGCAGCGGCGCTGTGGGCAGCACAACAGTCGGATGGCGTGGTGCATCTCTGGGTCTACGCAGCCGGCGATATGCTCGGCAAGCCGCTGGCAGACACGACTCCCGCCGAATGGGATCGCATCCTGAGTGCAAACGTCACCGGCGCGCATCTGGCGGTGACTCACTCGCTGGCTTTGGTTCCGGCGGGCGGGCATCTGGTGTTTATCGGTGCGTATGTCGATCGGATTATGTTGCCGAAACTAGGGGCATATGCCGCTTCCAAGGCGGCTCTCGACGCCTATGTGACGGTGCTTGGGAAAGAGGTGCGCGACCGGCGCATCACCAATGTGCGGGTTGGCGCGGTGGACACGCCGCTGTGGCGCAAGGCGCCGTTCCGTCTGCCGAAGGGTGCGCACACACCCGCCGATGTCGCCGCTGCCGTGCTGCGCGCGCACACTGAAGGGCACAGGGGGAATCTGGATTTGTGA
- a CDS encoding Lon protease family protein — protein MAAELPPEQLRRTFDPGQMVFPTTEEPPGDGGIIGQQRAVAALRFGLNMVDGGFNIYAAGPPGIGKMTAVQAFIEELAQRRPTPSDWCYVNDFDDPYQPKALRLPPGRGRRLQQDVHQMIAHLRAELPRAFESDEYAMRRDEVLHELNSHREALLSQISERAAQQGFVLQAGPVGIMIIPIRNGEPLSDAAFQAMTLDQREELLRHRAMLQEELKNVLKQVRAAERIARQRMEEIDRQVVEYIVGGLIDDLQEQYADLPDVVAFLEAMQKDIQENPDPFRSGGQQQPSGEAQVDLASIPWLRELPFRKYQVNVLIDNSRQQGAPVVVEYNPTYPNLFGRIEKETHFGALYTDFLMIKPGSLHRANGGFLVIEAEDLLRDYFSWDGLKRALRTRDIQIEELADRLGLTTVKSLRPQPIPLELKVVLVGPPPPYYLLAAYDDEFSTLFKVKADFDISMPLNDENLRGSLHLFRRFCEREKLLPITEEAAARLLEHSLRLADDQERLSTHFGALTDVVREANYWAIQEQCNAILGRHVLRALDEKVYRSNMIQARIQELIDRGIILIDTEGAKIGQINGLSVLSLGDYMFGRPSRISVSVGPGRGAILDIEREVKLGGPIHSKGVLILSGHLAERYGQERPLTLSARLVFEQSYEGVEGDSASAAELFALLSALAELPLRQSIAVTGSVNQRGEIQAVGGVNQKIEGFFDICRLRGLTGEQGVLIPRANVQNLMLRSDVVEAVREGRFHIWTAATVDEGIALLTGVPAGERGADGEYPPDSVNGRVMTRLRAFAERLREGGKGNEKEAQ, from the coding sequence ATGGCCGCAGAACTTCCTCCCGAACAGTTGCGCCGCACCTTCGATCCTGGGCAGATGGTCTTTCCTACCACCGAAGAGCCGCCAGGAGACGGCGGCATCATTGGTCAGCAGCGCGCGGTCGCCGCACTGCGCTTCGGTCTCAATATGGTGGACGGCGGCTTCAACATCTATGCCGCCGGCCCGCCCGGCATCGGCAAGATGACCGCTGTTCAGGCGTTTATCGAAGAACTTGCACAGCGTCGTCCAACGCCGTCAGACTGGTGTTATGTCAATGATTTCGATGATCCGTATCAACCGAAGGCGCTGCGCCTTCCTCCTGGACGCGGACGACGCTTGCAGCAGGATGTCCATCAGATGATTGCGCATCTGCGCGCCGAGCTGCCGCGCGCATTCGAGAGTGATGAGTATGCAATGCGGCGCGACGAGGTATTGCACGAACTCAATTCCCATCGTGAAGCCTTGCTCAGCCAGATCAGCGAACGCGCCGCGCAACAGGGATTCGTGCTACAGGCCGGTCCTGTCGGCATCATGATCATCCCAATTCGCAACGGTGAACCGCTCAGTGACGCGGCATTCCAGGCAATGACCCTCGACCAGCGCGAGGAGTTGCTGCGCCATCGCGCAATGTTGCAGGAAGAACTCAAGAACGTGTTGAAACAGGTGCGCGCAGCGGAACGGATTGCGCGTCAGCGCATGGAAGAAATCGACCGCCAGGTCGTCGAGTACATCGTCGGCGGACTGATCGACGATCTTCAGGAACAGTACGCCGACCTGCCCGATGTCGTCGCCTTTCTCGAAGCGATGCAGAAAGATATCCAGGAAAATCCTGACCCCTTTCGCTCAGGCGGACAGCAGCAACCTTCCGGTGAAGCGCAGGTCGATCTGGCGTCGATCCCGTGGCTCAGAGAATTGCCGTTCCGTAAGTACCAGGTGAATGTCCTGATCGACAACAGCCGTCAGCAGGGTGCGCCGGTGGTGGTTGAGTACAATCCGACTTATCCCAATCTGTTTGGGCGTATCGAGAAGGAAACGCACTTCGGCGCACTCTATACCGACTTCCTGATGATCAAGCCCGGCAGCCTGCACCGCGCCAATGGCGGGTTCCTCGTCATTGAAGCCGAAGACCTGCTCCGCGATTATTTCAGTTGGGACGGGCTTAAACGCGCTCTACGCACGCGCGACATTCAGATCGAAGAACTGGCTGACCGCCTGGGGCTGACAACCGTCAAGAGTCTCCGTCCGCAACCAATCCCGCTTGAACTCAAGGTTGTGCTCGTCGGACCGCCGCCGCCATACTATCTCCTTGCCGCTTACGACGATGAGTTTTCGACCCTTTTCAAGGTTAAAGCCGATTTCGACATCAGTATGCCGCTGAATGACGAGAACCTGCGCGGGTCGTTGCATCTGTTTCGACGCTTCTGCGAGCGCGAAAAACTCCTGCCGATCACCGAGGAAGCAGCGGCGCGCCTGCTGGAACACTCGCTCCGCCTCGCCGATGACCAGGAGCGCCTTTCGACGCACTTCGGCGCGCTGACCGATGTGGTGCGCGAGGCGAACTATTGGGCAATCCAGGAGCAGTGCAATGCTATTCTGGGGCGGCATGTGCTTCGCGCGCTCGATGAAAAGGTCTATCGCTCGAACATGATCCAGGCGCGCATCCAGGAATTGATCGACCGCGGGATTATCCTGATCGATACAGAAGGCGCAAAGATCGGTCAGATCAATGGGTTGTCGGTGCTGAGCCTGGGGGATTATATGTTTGGCAGACCAAGCCGTATCAGCGTCAGCGTCGGACCAGGGCGCGGCGCCATTCTCGACATCGAACGCGAGGTAAAACTGGGAGGACCAATCCACAGCAAGGGAGTGCTCATTCTCAGCGGACACCTTGCGGAACGGTACGGGCAGGAACGTCCGCTGACCCTCTCAGCGCGGTTGGTCTTCGAGCAGAGTTATGAAGGGGTTGAGGGGGACAGTGCTTCGGCAGCAGAGTTGTTCGCGCTGCTCTCGGCGCTTGCTGAACTGCCGTTGCGCCAGAGTATCGCCGTTACCGGGTCGGTCAATCAGCGTGGTGAGATCCAGGCGGTCGGTGGGGTCAACCAGAAAATCGAAGGGTTTTTCGATATCTGCCGGTTACGCGGTCTAACGGGTGAACAGGGGGTGCTCATTCCTCGAGCGAATGTGCAGAATCTGATGCTGCGCAGCGACGTGGTGGAAGCAGTGCGTGAGGGACGGTTCCACATCTGGACAGCAGCCACCGTCGATGAAGGCATTGCCCTGCTGACCGGCGTGCCGGCCGGCGAACGCGGCGCAGATGGCGAATACCCGCCGGACAGCGTCAATGGCCGGGTGATGACGCGGCTGCGCGCCTTTGCGGAACGTCTGCGCGAAGGAGGGAAGGGTAATGAGAAGGAAGCGCAGTGA
- the speB gene encoding agmatinase: MPRYQPADSLASPRFVGVRTFARLPCIQTTEDVDVAVVGLPFDTGATFKVGARFGPEAIRSASVLLRPYNPELDVHVFTTLSCIDYGDAPVVPGFIQESHAAITTTLRPLAEARVVPLCLGGDHSVALPELRALAAVHGPLALVQFDSHGDLWDSYYGGQKYTHGTPFRRAVEEGLILPERSVQLGMRGPLYGREDLQMARDMGFTVLTTTELLRRSPQEIGDLVRARVSGSPAFLSFDIDFFDPAYAPGTGTPEVGGPTSFQGLAYLRACTGVDWVGGDVVEVLPALDHGQITAQLAAQVGYEFLSLVALERRGS; encoded by the coding sequence ATGCCTCGCTATCAACCTGCCGACTCGCTTGCCTCGCCACGTTTTGTCGGCGTCCGCACCTTTGCGCGCCTGCCCTGCATTCAGACGACCGAGGATGTGGACGTTGCCGTTGTTGGGTTGCCGTTCGATACCGGCGCGACGTTCAAGGTTGGCGCACGCTTTGGACCAGAGGCGATTCGCAGCGCTTCGGTGCTACTGCGCCCCTACAACCCGGAACTCGATGTCCATGTGTTCACAACGCTCTCATGCATCGATTATGGCGATGCGCCGGTTGTTCCTGGTTTTATCCAGGAAAGTCACGCCGCCATCACCACGACGCTGCGCCCGCTGGCAGAAGCCAGGGTTGTGCCTCTCTGCCTGGGTGGCGATCATAGCGTGGCGCTGCCGGAACTCCGCGCGCTAGCAGCGGTGCACGGTCCGCTGGCGCTCGTGCAATTCGACTCGCACGGCGACCTGTGGGATAGTTACTATGGTGGACAAAAGTATACGCACGGCACGCCATTCCGTCGCGCTGTCGAGGAGGGATTGATCCTCCCCGAACGCTCGGTTCAGCTCGGTATGCGTGGTCCGCTCTACGGGCGTGAGGACCTGCAAATGGCGCGTGATATGGGGTTTACCGTGCTGACGACCACCGAACTCCTCCGTCGCTCACCGCAGGAAATCGGCGACCTGGTGCGCGCGCGCGTGAGCGGCTCCCCGGCATTTCTGTCGTTCGACATCGATTTCTTCGACCCCGCATATGCGCCAGGAACCGGCACGCCGGAAGTTGGCGGACCGACCAGTTTCCAGGGGCTGGCATACCTGCGCGCCTGCACCGGCGTGGATTGGGTTGGCGGCGACGTGGTAGAAGTGCTCCCTGCCCTCGATCACGGACAGATTACGGCGCAACTGGCAGCGCAGGTCGGCTATGAGTTTTTATCGCTGGTCGCGCTTGAGCGCCGGGGATCGTAG
- a CDS encoding DUF6174 domain-containing protein gives MHLHRQSSGSVRIAFAIVIVVPLLCMGGAAIAVMAPNNAPEREIADAEARWRRRGFSHYVMILEELHCMVEIEVAGGRVARVTPLERCTRDGRTVEDLFALARRDGDTGMRCIALGCACDDRLSVESVFHPFYGYPTSIYVRIEAQPNWRHPDAWRYALVHGRLPACNLMTGDKLIRVVSLRSLP, from the coding sequence ATGCATCTGCATCGCCAATCTTCTGGAAGCGTGCGCATTGCGTTTGCAATCGTCATCGTCGTGCCGCTCCTCTGCATGGGCGGCGCAGCGATTGCTGTTATGGCCCCCAACAACGCGCCTGAACGAGAAATCGCCGACGCCGAGGCGCGCTGGCGGAGGCGCGGGTTTTCGCACTATGTCATGATTTTGGAAGAACTCCATTGCATGGTCGAGATTGAGGTCGCCGGCGGGCGCGTGGCGCGGGTGACGCCGCTTGAGCGCTGTACGCGCGACGGGCGCACCGTCGAAGACCTCTTCGCCCTGGCGCGGCGCGATGGTGATACTGGCATGCGTTGCATTGCTCTTGGGTGCGCCTGCGACGACCGGTTATCGGTCGAGAGCGTCTTTCATCCCTTTTATGGATATCCGACCTCTATCTATGTGCGGATCGAGGCGCAGCCAAACTGGCGACATCCCGATGCCTGGCGTTACGCCCTCGTCCACGGTCGTCTTCCTGCCTGCAATCTGATGACGGGTGACAAACTGATCCGCGTCGTCAGTTTACGATCGCTTCCTTGA
- a CDS encoding ABC transporter substrate-binding protein, whose product MSKSRILSRRRFLTLSAMTAASAAIAACGGGQPAQAPTTAPAPTAAPTTAQAPTVAIPPTTPPQATAVPQTVSKYKEAPELAKLVAEGKLPPVDERLPKNPYVVPHKWLTVGKYGGTINFTNSWGPDGMATIVQESQYGHSILRWLDDGLKIGPGLAESWEANADASEWTFKFREGLKWSDGHPWTVDDILYWWEYMVGGNGKEKEFPEGLKPIEPPPDEGRSGTGTLATLIKVDDYTLTMKFDAPAPLTADRLAMWVNAGIGPRWMAPRHHMEQFNPVLNPDKYKDWDEHTKRIRFVTNPDCPTMTGWKCESFEEGVRGVYTRNPYYWCVDAEGNQLPYIDRIISTTFQNSEVEKLNVIQGKSDFTHHWVLSLDDVPNLRQNADAGGYEVRFWESGSGSGTSFFFSYDYNDPKWRELIRNPKFRQALSLAFNRAELQKTQYFGTGELTTGTFSPKAIEYNIDEKGNPDRANARYREWRDSYVAFDQERAKALLDEIGVKVGADGFRTFPDGSPLDIQVIVASNTSKNTIAQNEQMIRDWGQIGIKATLTPVPPQGRRDDWFAGKLMSNADWGIGDGPNHLVYPQWLVPIEPERWAPLHGQGYQLRGTASEKEELDKDPWQRAPARIVPSDKDFDPVIAKLHEIYDKTKVEPEFLKRTQMVWEMMKIHVENGPFVQGSVANFDRVFIVKKGLMNVPKKEDLALGGFTDPWIHPTPAVYDPEAWYWDDPSKHTS is encoded by the coding sequence GTGTCCAAGTCACGCATCCTGAGTCGTCGCAGATTTCTGACACTTTCAGCCATGACCGCTGCCAGCGCCGCGATTGCTGCTTGCGGCGGCGGGCAACCCGCGCAAGCGCCAACTACGGCGCCGGCGCCAACGGCAGCGCCAACCACGGCGCAAGCGCCAACCGTCGCTATTCCGCCAACTACGCCGCCGCAGGCGACCGCTGTTCCCCAGACGGTCAGCAAGTATAAGGAGGCGCCAGAACTGGCAAAGCTGGTTGCCGAAGGCAAATTGCCGCCCGTTGACGAGCGACTGCCGAAAAACCCGTATGTCGTACCGCACAAGTGGCTCACCGTCGGCAAGTATGGCGGAACGATCAACTTTACCAACTCTTGGGGACCCGACGGTATGGCGACGATTGTGCAGGAGAGTCAGTATGGTCACTCAATCCTGCGCTGGCTCGATGATGGCCTGAAGATCGGTCCGGGTCTTGCCGAGAGTTGGGAAGCGAACGCCGATGCCAGCGAGTGGACGTTCAAGTTCCGCGAAGGGCTGAAATGGTCGGATGGGCATCCCTGGACAGTTGATGACATTCTCTACTGGTGGGAGTACATGGTCGGCGGCAACGGCAAGGAGAAGGAGTTCCCCGAAGGGCTGAAACCGATCGAGCCGCCGCCGGACGAAGGGCGCTCCGGTACGGGAACGCTGGCGACGCTGATCAAAGTCGATGACTATACGCTGACGATGAAGTTCGACGCCCCCGCACCGCTGACGGCGGATCGTCTGGCGATGTGGGTGAATGCCGGCATTGGGCCGCGCTGGATGGCGCCGCGTCACCATATGGAGCAGTTTAACCCCGTCCTCAATCCCGATAAGTACAAAGACTGGGATGAGCACACCAAGCGCATTCGCTTCGTCACCAACCCCGACTGCCCGACGATGACCGGTTGGAAGTGTGAGAGTTTCGAGGAGGGTGTGCGCGGTGTCTATACGCGCAATCCGTACTACTGGTGCGTGGACGCTGAGGGGAATCAGTTGCCCTATATCGACCGCATTATCTCGACCACCTTCCAGAACAGCGAGGTCGAAAAACTGAACGTGATCCAGGGCAAGAGCGACTTTACCCATCACTGGGTGCTCAGCCTCGATGATGTGCCCAACCTGCGCCAGAATGCCGATGCTGGCGGGTATGAGGTGCGCTTCTGGGAGAGCGGGTCGGGTTCGGGCACGTCGTTCTTCTTCAGTTACGACTACAACGATCCAAAGTGGCGCGAACTGATCCGCAACCCGAAGTTCCGTCAGGCGTTGTCGCTGGCGTTCAACCGCGCCGAATTGCAGAAGACGCAATACTTCGGCACCGGTGAGTTGACGACCGGCACCTTCAGCCCGAAAGCGATCGAGTACAATATCGACGAGAAAGGCAATCCGGATCGGGCCAATGCACGCTACCGCGAATGGCGCGATAGTTATGTGGCGTTCGATCAGGAGCGGGCGAAGGCGTTGCTCGACGAAATTGGCGTCAAAGTTGGCGCTGACGGGTTCCGCACCTTCCCGGACGGCTCGCCGCTCGATATTCAGGTGATCGTCGCATCGAACACGAGTAAGAACACTATCGCTCAAAACGAGCAGATGATCCGCGACTGGGGGCAGATCGGCATCAAGGCGACGCTTACTCCGGTGCCGCCGCAGGGTCGCCGCGATGACTGGTTCGCGGGTAAGTTGATGTCGAATGCCGATTGGGGTATTGGCGACGGACCGAACCATCTGGTCTACCCGCAGTGGTTGGTGCCAATCGAACCGGAACGCTGGGCGCCCCTCCACGGTCAGGGGTATCAGTTGCGCGGCACTGCCAGTGAAAAAGAGGAACTGGACAAAGATCCCTGGCAGCGCGCGCCGGCTCGTATTGTGCCGTCCGACAAGGACTTCGATCCGGTTATTGCCAAACTGCATGAAATCTACGACAAGACGAAGGTCGAGCCGGAGTTTCTCAAGCGCACCCAGATGGTCTGGGAAATGATGAAGATCCATGTCGAGAACGGACCGTTCGTACAGGGGTCGGTCGCCAACTTCGACCGCGTGTTCATCGTGAAGAAGGGGTTGATGAACGTGCCGAAGAAGGAAGACCTGGCGCTTGGCGGATTTACCGATCCCTGGATCCATCCCACGCCGGCGGTCTATGACCCTGAAGCCTGGTATTGGGATGATCCGTCAAAGCATACAAGTTGA
- a CDS encoding ABC transporter permease, giving the protein MTTFLARRIVYMIITMILASFIGFFLIELPPGSIVDIKIDQLRAQGGNVPQDQIEALKRRYGVDDPLHIKYWKWVSRTLQGDFGTSFETDTPVAGIIAQRLPITFALTFGTALFAWLISIPLGVYLATNRGSIPDYIITFVQFLGIAIPNFALALILMVFAALVLRQDVGLGFFSPQYIGAPWSFAKFLNLLSNLWIPVVVLGASATAGLTRVMRANLLDVLNAQYIQTARAKGLQENAVIWKHAVRNAVHPLVMSIGYLLPAIVVGDALAGVILNLPTLGALYLRALQATDMYLGITILMMQCMMLLLGNLIADLLLAWVDPRVRLE; this is encoded by the coding sequence ATGACCACATTCCTGGCTCGGCGCATTGTTTATATGATTATCACCATGATCCTGGCGTCGTTCATCGGGTTCTTCCTCATTGAACTGCCGCCTGGTTCGATTGTGGACATCAAGATCGATCAGTTGCGCGCGCAGGGCGGTAATGTGCCCCAGGATCAGATTGAAGCGCTCAAGCGACGCTACGGCGTCGATGATCCGTTGCACATCAAGTACTGGAAGTGGGTTTCACGCACATTGCAGGGCGACTTCGGCACATCGTTCGAGACTGATACGCCGGTGGCCGGCATCATCGCGCAGCGCCTGCCTATCACGTTCGCGCTGACGTTTGGAACGGCGCTGTTCGCATGGCTTATTTCGATCCCGCTTGGTGTGTACCTCGCAACAAACCGTGGCAGTATACCGGATTATATCATCACGTTCGTGCAGTTTCTCGGCATCGCCATTCCCAACTTTGCGCTGGCGCTTATTCTGATGGTCTTCGCTGCGCTTGTGCTGCGGCAGGACGTTGGGCTTGGGTTTTTCTCGCCGCAGTATATCGGCGCGCCATGGAGTTTCGCCAAGTTTCTCAATCTGTTGAGCAATCTGTGGATCCCGGTGGTAGTGCTTGGCGCGTCTGCGACTGCCGGTTTGACGCGCGTGATGCGCGCCAACCTGCTGGATGTGCTGAATGCCCAGTATATTCAAACAGCCCGCGCCAAAGGGTTGCAGGAGAATGCCGTTATCTGGAAGCATGCAGTGCGCAATGCGGTTCACCCACTGGTGATGAGCATCGGGTATCTGTTGCCCGCGATTGTGGTTGGTGATGCGTTAGCGGGGGTTATCCTCAACCTGCCGACGCTTGGCGCGCTCTACCTGCGCGCGCTTCAGGCGACCGATATGTATCTCGGCATCACGATTCTGATGATGCAATGTATGATGCTGTTGCTGGGGAACCTGATTGCCGATCTGTTGCTGGCATGGGTCGATCCGCGGGTGCGGTTGGAGTGA
- a CDS encoding ABC transporter permease — MATVAKEAQSQTGRPRTFDDVGQLSQYQLIWRRYKKNRLSVVGAIALIIMYAMALFADVIAPYDPNEIDANHQYAQPSTIVWANGGLALQGMRQVVDSVNFQIIYEPDPDVTYPIRLFVRGSPYIMWGFIPLDIHLFGVDAPPEANAKIFLWGADRQGRDLFSRVLKGAQISLTIGFFGVMISMVIGSIVGTASGYFGGWIDNVIQRVIELIQTFPFISLFIAIAAALPITMPVVQRYMLITMILALITWTGFSREVRGKVLSYRNADYTAAAIAAGASHWRVITTHMIPNAMSHIIVVASFAVPGAIAAETALSFLNLGMLPPAVSWGVLLQDAQQIKSVTLYPWLLIPLGAIVLASLCLYLLGDGLRDAVDPYA, encoded by the coding sequence ATGGCAACGGTTGCAAAAGAAGCACAATCTCAGACTGGTCGCCCCCGAACGTTCGACGATGTCGGGCAATTGTCGCAATACCAGTTGATCTGGCGGCGCTACAAGAAGAACCGCCTCTCGGTTGTTGGCGCAATTGCATTGATCATCATGTATGCGATGGCATTGTTTGCCGATGTGATTGCACCGTATGACCCGAATGAGATTGATGCAAATCACCAGTACGCCCAACCTTCGACAATTGTCTGGGCGAATGGTGGGCTGGCGCTTCAGGGGATGCGGCAGGTTGTCGACTCGGTCAACTTTCAGATCATTTATGAACCCGATCCCGATGTGACGTATCCGATCCGGCTGTTTGTGCGCGGCAGTCCGTATATCATGTGGGGTTTTATCCCGCTCGACATCCATTTGTTTGGCGTCGATGCACCGCCTGAAGCGAACGCCAAAATCTTTCTCTGGGGCGCCGACCGTCAGGGGCGCGATTTGTTTTCTCGCGTGCTCAAAGGCGCTCAGATATCGCTCACGATCGGCTTCTTTGGCGTGATGATCAGTATGGTGATCGGCTCGATTGTCGGAACGGCGTCGGGGTACTTCGGTGGTTGGATCGATAATGTCATTCAGCGGGTCATCGAGTTGATCCAGACATTCCCCTTTATCTCGCTGTTTATTGCCATTGCGGCGGCGCTGCCGATTACCATGCCGGTCGTGCAGCGGTATATGTTGATCACGATGATTCTGGCGTTGATCACATGGACGGGTTTTTCGCGCGAGGTGCGCGGCAAGGTGCTGAGTTATCGCAACGCCGATTACACGGCGGCGGCGATTGCGGCTGGCGCGTCACACTGGCGGGTCATTACGACCCACATGATCCCGAATGCAATGAGCCATATCATCGTTGTGGCTTCGTTCGCGGTGCCGGGCGCGATTGCTGCCGAAACCGCGCTCAGTTTCCTCAACCTGGGTATGCTGCCGCCAGCCGTGAGTTGGGGCGTGTTGTTGCAGGATGCACAGCAGATCAAGTCGGTGACCCTCTATCCGTGGCTGTTGATCCCACTGGGCGCCATTGTGCTGGCGTCGTTGTGTCTGTACCTGCTGGGCGACGGTTTGCGCGATGCGGTCGATCCGTATGCGTAG
- a CDS encoding DUF3048 domain-containing protein, with amino-acid sequence MRTFPLLRPATGLLALAILVAFVTPVAAAPPRAPAAFERGTITRRPYVVMIDNHPNAYPQTGLDKAAVVFEALAEAGITRFMAVYVPGVSPDVPAIGPVRSARLYFVRWAMGMRGMYIHAGGAPDALRRAREAQEIIDVDALMRSGGAYFSRVRARKAPHNLYTSTARLDQAAARFGNAEINDPDLGFPIKAEAPPEQRPAAQEIGYYFMYRQDSVGWTYDPAGNAYLRLRRGKPAVDAATGQQLRASNIVVIEVQERPIPGDPKGRIQQDVVGSGPGFLFQDGLAREITWRKESEAAPLRFYLADGSEAAMNPGQVWIAAVPKLSNLTVK; translated from the coding sequence ATGCGAACCTTTCCTCTTCTGCGCCCGGCGACCGGATTGCTCGCGCTGGCGATCCTGGTGGCGTTCGTTACGCCTGTCGCCGCTGCGCCACCCCGCGCTCCCGCCGCCTTCGAGCGCGGCACAATCACCCGGCGACCTTACGTGGTTATGATCGATAACCATCCGAACGCCTACCCGCAGACCGGTCTCGATAAGGCGGCGGTTGTCTTCGAGGCGCTTGCCGAGGCGGGTATCACCCGGTTCATGGCAGTGTACGTTCCTGGCGTGTCGCCCGATGTTCCGGCGATTGGTCCGGTGCGCAGCGCGCGGCTGTACTTCGTGCGCTGGGCAATGGGGATGCGCGGAATGTACATCCACGCTGGCGGCGCGCCCGATGCACTCCGGCGCGCGCGTGAAGCGCAGGAGATCATCGATGTCGATGCGCTGATGCGCTCCGGCGGCGCCTACTTCAGCCGCGTGCGCGCGCGCAAGGCGCCACATAATCTCTACACCAGCACGGCGCGTCTCGATCAGGCGGCGGCACGCTTTGGCAACGCCGAGATCAACGATCCTGACCTCGGTTTCCCGATCAAAGCCGAAGCGCCGCCGGAGCAGCGCCCGGCAGCGCAGGAGATCGGTTACTACTTTATGTACCGCCAGGACAGCGTCGGCTGGACGTATGACCCCGCCGGCAATGCGTACCTGCGCCTGCGCCGCGGCAAACCGGCGGTCGACGCCGCCACCGGGCAGCAACTGCGCGCCAGCAATATTGTCGTCATCGAAGTTCAGGAACGCCCCATCCCTGGCGACCCCAAGGGACGCATCCAGCAGGATGTCGTTGGCAGCGGTCCGGGATTCTTGTTCCAGGACGGCCTGGCGCGCGAAATTACCTGGCGCAAGGAGTCGGAAGCGGCGCCGTTGCGCTTCTACCTCGCCGATGGCAGCGAAGCCGCGATGAACCCTGGGCAGGTGTGGATTGCGGCAGTGCCGAAGTTGAGCAACCTGACAGTGAAGTAG